In a genomic window of Magnolia sinica isolate HGM2019 chromosome 16, MsV1, whole genome shotgun sequence:
- the LOC131229848 gene encoding heat shock 70 kDa protein, mitochondrial isoform X1, translating into MAMLGALRRAASRSVTGNAKLSWGAAPLGHKWANLARPFSSKPAGNDVIGIDLGTTNSCVAVMEGKNAKVIENSEGARTTPSVVAFNQKGELLVGTPAKRQAVTNPTNTVFGTKRLIGRRFDDPQTQKEMKMVPFKIVKAPNGDAWVEANGQRYSPSQIGAFILTKMKETAESYLGKSVSKAVITVPAYFNDAQRQATKDAGRIAGLDVQRIINEPTAAALSYGLNNKEGLIAVFDLGGGTFDVSILEISNGVFEVKATNGDTFLGGEDFDNALLEFLVSEFKRTEAIDLSKDRLALQRLREAAEKAKIELSSTSQTEINLPFITADASGAKHLNITLTRSKFETLVNHLIEKTRSPCKSCLKDAGISTKEVDEVLLVGGMTRVPKVQEVVSEIFGKSPSKGVNPDEAVAMGAAIQGGILRGDVKELLLLDVTPLSLGIETLGGIFTRLINRNTTIPTKKSQVFSTAADNQTQVGVRVLQGEREMASDNKLLGEFELVGIPPAPRGLPQIEVTFDIDANGIVTVSAKDKSTGKEQQITIRSSGGLSEDEIEKMVKEAELHAQKDLERKALIDIKNTADTTIYSIEKSLSEYRDKIPAEVASEIESAVADLRKAMAGENADEIKEKLDAANKAVSKIGQHMSGGSGDGSASGGSQGGERAPEADYEEVKK; encoded by the exons ATGGCTATGCTCGGGGCTCTAAGGAGAGCCGCTTCCAGATCG GTGACTGGCAATGCCAAATTATCATGGGGTGCTGCTCCCTTGGGTCACAAATGGGCAAATTTGGCAAGGCCATTCAG ctCAAAACCTGCTGGGAATGATGTTATTGGGATTGATTTGGGTACCACAAACTCATGTGTGGCGGTCATGGAGGGGAAG AACGCAAAAGTTATTGAGAACTCCGAAGGAGCGCGGACCACACCATCTGTTGTTGCCTTTAACCAGAAAGGTGAGCTGCTTGTGGGAACTCCAGCCAAACGTCAGGCTGTGACCAACCCAACAAACACCGTTTTTGGGACCAAACGTCTGATAGGCAGACGTTTTGATGACCCACAGACACAGAAAGAAATGAAGATGGTTCCCTTCAAGATAGTCAAGGCTCCAAATGGTGATGCATGGGTTGAAGCCAACGGACAGCGGTACTCTCCTAGCCAGATTGGTGCCTTTATtctgaccaagatgaaagaaactGCTGAGTCTTACCTTGGAAAATCCGTTTCAAAAGCTGTAATCACCGTTCCAGCTTATTTTAATGATGCTCAGAGACAGGCAACAAAGGATGCAGGGAGGATTGCAGGTCTTGATGTGCAACGTATTATCAATGAGCCAACGGCAGCTGCACTTTCTTATGGGTTGAATAACAAGGAGGGTCTAATAGCAGTTTTTGATCTTGGAGGTGGAACGTTCGATGTTTCAATCCTTGAAATCTCTAACGGTGTCTTCGAG GTTAAAGCAACAAATGGTGATACATTCTTGGGCGGGGAGGATTTCGACAATGCCCTGTTGGAGTTCTTGGTGAGCGAGTTCAAGAGAACCGAAGCAATTGATCTTTCCAAGGACAGGCTCGCGCTGCAAAGGCTTAGGGAAGCAGCTGAGAAGGCTAAAATAGAACTCTCTTCTACATCCCAGACGGAGATCAACCTGCCATTCATCACAGCCGACGCATCAGGAGCAAAGCATTTGAATATCACTCTGACAAGATCTAAGTTTGAAACCTTGGTGAACCATCTGATTGAGAAGACTAGAAGCCCATGTAAGAGCTGTTTAAAGGATGCCGGCATATCTACCAAGGAAGTGGATGAGGTTCTCCTTGTGGGGGGAATGACCCGTGTCCCGAAAGTTCAAGAAGTAGTATCAGAGATCTTTGGGAAGAGTCCAAGCAAAGGAGTGAATCCGGATGAGGCGGTTGCTATGGGAGCTGCAATTCAGGGTGGTATCCTCCGCGGAGATGTTAAGGAGCTGCTGCTCTTGGATGTTACTCCGCTTTCCCTTGGTATTGAAACTCTCGGAGGCATCTTCACCAGGTTGATCAACAGGAACACTACCATTCCTACAAAGAAGAGTCAG GTGTTCTCCACAGCAGCCGACAACCAGACTCAGGTGGGTGTTCGGGTGTTGCAAGGTGAGCGCGAAATGGCTTCTGACAACAAGCTCTTGGGCGAGTTTGAGCTCGTGGGCATTCCACCTGCACCCAGAGGCTTGCCCCAGATCGAGGTCACTTTTGACATCGACGCGAATGGAATTGTGACTGTTTCTGCCAAAGATAAGTCTACTGGTAAAGAACAGCAGATCACAATCCGATCATCTGGAGGACTCTCAGAAGATGAGATTGAGAAGATGGTCAAAGAGGCTGAGCTTCATGCTCAAAAGGACCTAGAGAGAAAGGCTTTGATTGACATCAAGAACACTGCAGACACCACGATCTACAGCATCGAGAAGAGCTTAAGTGAGTACAGGGATAAGATCCCCGCTGAGGTCGCGTCGGAGATTGAGTCTGCTGTGGCTGATCTGAGGAAGGCGATGGCGGGAGAGAATGCTGATGAGATAAAGGAGAAGCTTGATGCAGCGAACAAGGCAGTTTCGAAGATCGGACAGCATATGTCGGGTGGGTCCGGTGACGGGTCGGCTTCTGGGGGGTCTCAGGGTGGTGAGCGGGCACCAGAGGCCGATTATGAAGAGGTGAAGAAGTAG
- the LOC131229848 gene encoding heat shock 70 kDa protein, mitochondrial isoform X2, giving the protein MEGKNAKVIENSEGARTTPSVVAFNQKGELLVGTPAKRQAVTNPTNTVFGTKRLIGRRFDDPQTQKEMKMVPFKIVKAPNGDAWVEANGQRYSPSQIGAFILTKMKETAESYLGKSVSKAVITVPAYFNDAQRQATKDAGRIAGLDVQRIINEPTAAALSYGLNNKEGLIAVFDLGGGTFDVSILEISNGVFEVKATNGDTFLGGEDFDNALLEFLVSEFKRTEAIDLSKDRLALQRLREAAEKAKIELSSTSQTEINLPFITADASGAKHLNITLTRSKFETLVNHLIEKTRSPCKSCLKDAGISTKEVDEVLLVGGMTRVPKVQEVVSEIFGKSPSKGVNPDEAVAMGAAIQGGILRGDVKELLLLDVTPLSLGIETLGGIFTRLINRNTTIPTKKSQVFSTAADNQTQVGVRVLQGEREMASDNKLLGEFELVGIPPAPRGLPQIEVTFDIDANGIVTVSAKDKSTGKEQQITIRSSGGLSEDEIEKMVKEAELHAQKDLERKALIDIKNTADTTIYSIEKSLSEYRDKIPAEVASEIESAVADLRKAMAGENADEIKEKLDAANKAVSKIGQHMSGGSGDGSASGGSQGGERAPEADYEEVKK; this is encoded by the exons ATGGAGGGGAAG AACGCAAAAGTTATTGAGAACTCCGAAGGAGCGCGGACCACACCATCTGTTGTTGCCTTTAACCAGAAAGGTGAGCTGCTTGTGGGAACTCCAGCCAAACGTCAGGCTGTGACCAACCCAACAAACACCGTTTTTGGGACCAAACGTCTGATAGGCAGACGTTTTGATGACCCACAGACACAGAAAGAAATGAAGATGGTTCCCTTCAAGATAGTCAAGGCTCCAAATGGTGATGCATGGGTTGAAGCCAACGGACAGCGGTACTCTCCTAGCCAGATTGGTGCCTTTATtctgaccaagatgaaagaaactGCTGAGTCTTACCTTGGAAAATCCGTTTCAAAAGCTGTAATCACCGTTCCAGCTTATTTTAATGATGCTCAGAGACAGGCAACAAAGGATGCAGGGAGGATTGCAGGTCTTGATGTGCAACGTATTATCAATGAGCCAACGGCAGCTGCACTTTCTTATGGGTTGAATAACAAGGAGGGTCTAATAGCAGTTTTTGATCTTGGAGGTGGAACGTTCGATGTTTCAATCCTTGAAATCTCTAACGGTGTCTTCGAG GTTAAAGCAACAAATGGTGATACATTCTTGGGCGGGGAGGATTTCGACAATGCCCTGTTGGAGTTCTTGGTGAGCGAGTTCAAGAGAACCGAAGCAATTGATCTTTCCAAGGACAGGCTCGCGCTGCAAAGGCTTAGGGAAGCAGCTGAGAAGGCTAAAATAGAACTCTCTTCTACATCCCAGACGGAGATCAACCTGCCATTCATCACAGCCGACGCATCAGGAGCAAAGCATTTGAATATCACTCTGACAAGATCTAAGTTTGAAACCTTGGTGAACCATCTGATTGAGAAGACTAGAAGCCCATGTAAGAGCTGTTTAAAGGATGCCGGCATATCTACCAAGGAAGTGGATGAGGTTCTCCTTGTGGGGGGAATGACCCGTGTCCCGAAAGTTCAAGAAGTAGTATCAGAGATCTTTGGGAAGAGTCCAAGCAAAGGAGTGAATCCGGATGAGGCGGTTGCTATGGGAGCTGCAATTCAGGGTGGTATCCTCCGCGGAGATGTTAAGGAGCTGCTGCTCTTGGATGTTACTCCGCTTTCCCTTGGTATTGAAACTCTCGGAGGCATCTTCACCAGGTTGATCAACAGGAACACTACCATTCCTACAAAGAAGAGTCAG GTGTTCTCCACAGCAGCCGACAACCAGACTCAGGTGGGTGTTCGGGTGTTGCAAGGTGAGCGCGAAATGGCTTCTGACAACAAGCTCTTGGGCGAGTTTGAGCTCGTGGGCATTCCACCTGCACCCAGAGGCTTGCCCCAGATCGAGGTCACTTTTGACATCGACGCGAATGGAATTGTGACTGTTTCTGCCAAAGATAAGTCTACTGGTAAAGAACAGCAGATCACAATCCGATCATCTGGAGGACTCTCAGAAGATGAGATTGAGAAGATGGTCAAAGAGGCTGAGCTTCATGCTCAAAAGGACCTAGAGAGAAAGGCTTTGATTGACATCAAGAACACTGCAGACACCACGATCTACAGCATCGAGAAGAGCTTAAGTGAGTACAGGGATAAGATCCCCGCTGAGGTCGCGTCGGAGATTGAGTCTGCTGTGGCTGATCTGAGGAAGGCGATGGCGGGAGAGAATGCTGATGAGATAAAGGAGAAGCTTGATGCAGCGAACAAGGCAGTTTCGAAGATCGGACAGCATATGTCGGGTGGGTCCGGTGACGGGTCGGCTTCTGGGGGGTCTCAGGGTGGTGAGCGGGCACCAGAGGCCGATTATGAAGAGGTGAAGAAGTAG